A stretch of DNA from Lysinibacillus sp. B2A1:
ACCGATTTGCAAGCTTTTCTTCAAACAGTTCTCTCCTCGTTTATGATGTTAAAAACACTAATTCAAGAGATGCATATCACAAAAAAGACTATAGGTTTTAGAGGAAGAATCGCCCTACATCCCACTCTAATTATTGGTAAACCTTCTTGCTAAGTGTCAACTTCTCAATTACTTTCATATTAGGCATATATCCTATTCCTATAGTCTGTGGCACACTTATATAGCCATCATCCACGATAACTTCAGGAAAGATGATATCCTCATACCAATAATGACTAGAGCCTGCAGTATCTCCAGGCAATACGAAATTGCTAAGCGATGTTAATGCAATATTTTGTGCTCGTCCGATTCCTGCTTCTAGCATGCCGCCACACCAAACTGGAATATTATTATCTTTACATAAATCATGGATTCTCTTGGCTTCGGTTAATCCGCCAACTCGTCCGATTTTGATATTTATAACACCACAGCTACCCAGCTCTATTGCTTTGCGGGCATCCTCATAACAGGTGATGCTTTCATCTAAGCAAATGGGTGTTGTTAACTTCCCTTGCAGCTTTGCATGATCCACAATATCATCTACAGCTAATGGCTGCTCAATCATTAGCAGATTATATGCATCAAGCTGCTGCAATACATCTAAATCATTTAATGTATAAGCTGAATTAGCATCTACCATCAAGGGTAAATCAGGCATCTTAGAACGAATAGTACGTACCACTTCTACATCATGGCCAGGCTTAATTTTCACTTTTACTCGTTTATAACCCTTCTCAAGATGATTTTGTATAACATTCAGTAATTCTTCCTTTGAAGGCTGAATACCTACACTAACGCCTACCTCAATTCGCTCCTTTTCACCACCTAAGGCTCTTGCCAGCGATTGATTTGTTTGCTGTGCATAAATATCCCATACAGCGCCTTCAATTGAGGCCTTTGCCATGCAATTACGTCGAATCGAGGAAAATAAAGTACTTACCTCATCTGGGTGCACAATCTCTTTATATAACAAGATAGGTATCAGAAAGTCCTCCAGCATATGCCATGTTGTTTTTATTGTTTCCTCAGTATACCAAGGTGCTGCAAAGGCAACTGCTTCTCCCCATCCTATCGTGCCTGATTGATCTTTTGCTTCTATCAGTAGTAATTCTTTTTCGTCAATGGTGCCAAAACTTGTTGCAAAAGGTGCCTTCATCGGCATTTTTATATGTCTAACGATAATTTCTTCTAGTTTCACAAAAATTCACTCCTTAATCTTATTATAAAGCTAATAAGGAGCGTCTTACTAATAGATAGCTATGCACATATTCTTTGTGTTTTTTCATTCTTACAATGGCATAATCTTGTTCAAATAATGTTGTTAAGATTGTACGAACCTTATAACGCCAGTCCTCCGCAAGCTTAGGGCTTTCCACTTTCATCTTTTGTAAACATTGAGGGATGGGTAGTAAATAGGCATCTTTATAAAAGGATTGCTCTCGCTGGAATTCACCATCGATATCTAGCACAGGTAAGCCATCCACCGTCAACGACCACGGTACAATTTCCTCAGCCCCCTCTTCCAGCTCATCCAGGCTATCCTCTACTCGATCACGTTCAATCCACCATTCCACAACAATTCGATCTGAAGGCAGCCCCTCGTTAAAATCATCTTGGAGCGGACCATAATAATCATTTTCATACTGATAACTAAAAGCATTCAACTTCAAAAATGACAAATTAGCCATACGTGCTTCCAATGGTTCAAATAGCCAATGCACAAGCTGAAACCCATGATCCCTTGCATATTCTTGTTGCGCGTGCTTTAATAATTCTCCTACACCTTGTTCACGATATGTTTTCTCCACACCAATCATGTGTGAATGCAGATACATTTTCCCTTCACGATAACCTACAAAACAATAGTTAAAGCCAATAAGCTTGTCCTCTAAATAAGCTCCAAGTACTAGTCCACCATTTTGTACAGCTGCCAATAATTGATGTGAGGGGATAGCCTGTGTTCCCCAAATCTCCGCATTTAAACTCTGCACTTCTGCAATCTCAGCAGGTGTCATTATTTTTTGAATTCGCACTCTTTCTAACATTATGCTGATGCCTCCTTTGTATTCCCCGACTCCAAAGCTAACAATACAGCTCTTGTCAGGATTTCAACTCCCGTTACAAGTCTTGCCTGCTTAAATCTCATCTTTGGATGGTGCAGCCCAGGCGTTAATCCACATCCTAAACCTAACATACTTGTTTTTAAATGGGGGCGTTGCACTGCATAGTGATGAAAATCCTCTCCCCCTGGTGTACGAACTGGTTTTCTTAAATTCGACAACCCGGTCGCTTGGACGATCGCCTGTTCCATAATGTATTGAGCAGTAGTGTCTACCTCCGCTGCGACTATATTCGCAACTGTTCTTAATTCAATTTGTACTTTATGCAAGATTTTAGAAGAGTCAATGACTCGCTTTACACCTTGGGCAAGTGCATCCATGACATCATTTTGCTGTGCGCGAATATCAATCGTAAAGGACGCATTCCCCGGAATAATATTGCCAGATTCTCCCCCTGCGTGGAATTTAGTCATCTTGATGGATACAGGAATCATTGGATCTGTATGAATGGTTCTCAAATCTTCAATAATCGTAGCTCCTACCTCAATGGCGTTTACACCAAGATGTGGTCTTGCTGCATGTGCATCCTCACCAATAATCTCTCCCTCCATTAATCGTGAGGCGCCATGATACAATGCAGCACAATATGTACCATCTTCAAGTTCATGCACTGGTCTTACATGGACACCAAATAAAAAGTCTAAATCATCAATAACCCCCTCCTTTAGAACCGATAAAGCACCTGTTCCTTTTTCTTCAGCGGGCTGGAATATTACACGAATAGTACCCTTAAACGACTGAGCCTGCTCTTTTAAGAGCAATAAAGCACCAATAGCCATCGTCATATGTCCATCATGCCCACAGGAGTGATTTGCTCGAAATACACCATCTACCTCCTGCCATAATGCATCTATGTCTGTACGCAAGCCAACCTTAGGACTGCCTTTTCCTATGTCAACATAAAGTCCTGTACTGTTTTTAAAGCGTATAGGTGAAAATCCTTCATTTGTTAATAAATTAAAAATATAATTGGTGGTTTCAACCTCATGCCAGCTTACTTCTGGATTTGCATGTAAATACGTAAAAATTTCCATTAGTCTTGGCCTCAAACGATCCAATGCTTCCTTCACAGCAACCAGCTCCTTTAATTTTCATACTAGTAAGATTATTATAACTAAAATAAAATCTTTTCATAGAAGCTTATACCTACATTTAGCAAATAAAACGACTGTTAAAGCTCTAATTGTTGTGACAGCTCTTTCCTATCAAGCACTTTATATATTCTATCCTTCACTTGAGCTCCCCTATCCATCACTTTTAAAATCAATAAAAAAAATGTAAATACAGCCTTCGATAAACTGTACTTACATCTTTTGATTTAATTAATACCTCGCATAGCTTTTGAAATGATTGGCGAAAGTACTAATAAAATTATCCCTATAACAATTGATAAAGAACCTAAAAAGCCGAAATAAGTGAATTCGCTTACAACTTCATATACCCTAACAAGTTGCGCATTAATTGCTTGCGCTGCGGCACTTGTTAAAAACCATAGAGACATTGTTTGTGCAGCAAATGCCTTTGGTGCTAATTTTGTCGTAGCTGACAACCCTACTGGTGATAATAATAGCTCTCCAACAACGACTAAAAAGAAGGATAGGACTAGCCACCATGGGCTTACCAAAGTTTCTCCACCTGATAAATATGCTGGAATCATCATTACTAGGAAGGATAGTCCTGCAAAGAATAATGAATAGGCAAATTTTCGAGGTGTCGTTGGTTGTTTATCTCCCCATTTTAACCATAGCATTGCAAATAACGGAGCCATCGTTATAACGAATAAAGGGTTTAATGATTGGAACCATGAAGATTGAATGCGAAAACCACCAATATTCAACTGTGTACGCGAGTCTGCATACGTTGCTAAAATAGTAGCACCTTGTTCCTGAATTGCCCAAAACATAACTGCCGATAAAAACAGCGGAATATAGGCAAGTAGACGAGATTTCTCATCCTGGGTTGTTTTTTTACTACGATACATGAATATAAAGAACAGCGTTGGAATAATAATTCCTAAAGCTGTAATGATTAAACTGAATACATTCATTGTCAATACACCCGTTTTAATGCCGATTGCACCTAAAATAATAATAACTAATGCAGCCACACCAAATTGTGTAAAAACTTTTTTACGCTCTTCTGGCTTTAAAGGATTATTAACTTGTAGGCCTGCTAATCCTAAATATTTTTTCTCTGTTAATTTATAAACAATTAAACCAATTAACATTCCTAACCCTGCAAATCCGAAGCCTAGGTGGAAACTAAATTTTTGTCCAATTGTTCCGACAATAAATGGTGCAATGAATGCTCCCATATTAATACCCATATAGAAAATTGAAAAACCTGCGTCACGACGGCTATCTGTTTCAGCATAAATATCACCAACGATACTTGAAACGTTTGGCTTTAATAAGCCTGTCCCCATAACAATAAAGGCCATTGAAGTAAATAACATACCTATTCCACCAGGTAAAGCTAGCAGTAAATGACCAATCATTATTAACACGCCACCATAAAAGATCGTTTTACGTGTACCTAACAGTCGATCGGCAATCCAACCTCCAATGATTCCCGACATATATACAAGTGACCCATAAATAGCCATAATAGAGTTTGCTGTTCCACGATCTAAACCAAGTCCACCTTGATTCAATTCATAATACATAAAGAAAATCAGAATCGCTCGCATACCATAGTAGGAGAATCGTTCCCAAAATTCTGTAAAAAATAATGTAAAGAGCCCTTTAGGATGTCCAACAAAGCCATTTTGAGGGACGGATTTTACAATTTCATCTTTAGTAGACATAACAATTACCCACTCCCAATTTAATTATTCAAAAAAAATATTATTACCCATTTTCATGGATAAAAAACTTTGTTTCATCATACTAAAGTGTTTTAAAAACTTTATCAAGAGTTTTAAAAAATGTTGAAAATTTATCTCTTTTCTATAAATTCTGATTAAATATTACGAAATAATACTAAATCCTTTATATCTAAGTTTTCTCACTCTTTCACTACAATGTAATTCCAAACGACCATTAAATTATTCTAAAATATTTTATAGTCAGATTATTTATAGTATTAACATATAAGCTAGGATTATCCTCAAAGCCTTCAGACATAGCCATGAAAAAAAGCATGCTAGAAACGTATCCAGCATGCTTTAAATCTGTATGGTGATTAAATTACATATCCTTCATATTTCGTATAGTCCGCTTCCTTGACTTCGAGAGTTAGCAGTGTGCCATTTTCTTCATACTCTGTGTCGTAAACAGAAGCATGCTCATTTAAATAGGACACAATATTTCCTTGTTCATAGGGTATGAGCATTTTACACGTCACATAGTTAGCAAAAATATGTTGACGTATCAATTGGAGTAATTCTTCTAAACCAACTCCCTGCTTTGCAGATATCCAAATATTATCTCCACTTACAACTGGGTATGGAACGTTTGCTAAATCAGCTTTATTGTAAACATAAATAGTTGGTATTCCTTCAACACCTACCGCTTTAAGTGTTTCATTCGTTACCTCCATCATAAAACCATGCTCAGCATTTGACACATCTACAACATGCAGCAATAAATCCGCATCACGAGCTTCCTCTAACGTAGAACGGAATGCCTTTACTAAATGATGTGGTAATTTACTAACGAATCCAACTGTATCCGTTAATAAAAAACTCTTTTTATCAGGTAGTTCTATTTGACGGACAGATGTTTCAAGTGTGGCAAATAGCATATCCTTTTCAAACACTTGTTTATGATCCTCCTGCCCGATTCTAGCAAGCAGTTGATTCATAATAGTGGACTTCCCAGCATTCGTATAGCCAACAATAGAAACGACAGGGACGGCATTTTTACGTCGTTGTTTACGCTGTGTCTCTCTTTGTTCCTTTACTTGCTCTAGCTCTTTCTTAATTTTTGCAATTTGATCCTCGATTTTCCGACGGTCTAGCTCTAGCTTTGTTTCACCAGCTCCTCGGTTTTTAAAGCCACCGCCTGTACCACCTCCTTGACGGCTCAAAGAGGCATGCAAGCCAACTAATCGAGGCAGCATATATTGTAACTGCGCTAACTCTACTTGCAGCTGTGATTCTCGTGTTTTTGCCCGACGTCCAAAAATATCTAAAATCAACATCGTTCGATCAATGACCTTTGTCTCCAAATCACGCTCTAAATTACGGATTTGTGAAGGAGACAATTCATCATTGAAAATGATTAGATTGGCTTTTGCTTCTTCAAAAAAGTTTTTTATTTCTTGAATTTTGCCTGTACCCACATAATGAGATGGTGTAATGCGCTCTAAATTTTGAGTAACAACCCCTACTACCTCCACATTTAAAGCTTCTGCTAAATTTTTTAGCTCCTCCACTGAATAATCAAAATGCTCATCATTTCGTAAATTGACGCCAACTAATATGGCCTTTTCTAACAATATATCGACATCCTTGATTCTATTCATCCACAATCCTCCCACCAATACTTGGTGTTTCTTACGACAAATTTTCTTCATCTTACCATATAATGCCCTAAATCGTGCCGTTTAAAAGCTGATTTTAATAAGAAAAATGCGCCCTCCTAAAAGGCGCATTTTGTTTATTTTTCTTCCTTCAGTAATTTTTCCGTACGTTCAAATTCTTCTTCTATTTCTTTGTTCGGTCTATACGTCACAATACTGACGATAACAGCAACGATTAAACAAACCACGAAGCCTGGTACAATTTCATACAGTGTCTCAGTTAAAACTTTAATCTTACCCCAAATAAAGGCTGTTGCAGCTCCTGTTACCATCCCACTTAGCGCCCCGATATTTGTTAGCTTTCTCCAATATAATGACAGTAATATGATTGGACCAAATGCAGCACCAAAGCCTGCCCATGCAAAACCAACTAAGTCCAATATAGAACTATCTGGATTCCATGCTAAAATGGCGGCTACAATGGCTACAACTAATACAGCGATACGCCCAACGAATACATAATGCTTATCATCTGCTGTTTTATTAAATAATGCTTTATAAATATCTTCTACAAGTGCTGAAGATGTCACAATTAATTGTGATGAAATTGTACTCATTACCGCAGCTAATATTGCTGCTAGCATAATCCCCGCAATAAAGGGATGGAATAAAATTTGACCAAGCACAATAAATACTGTTTCAGCATCCTTTAACTCGCTTGCATTTTGTTCGTAATAGGCTACACCGACCAGCGCAGTCCCAATTGCACCAAATAGACTTAGCATCATCCAACCAATTCCAATACGTCGAGCCTGCTTTGTCTCCTTCACTGAGCTAATAGCCATGAAACGAACAATGATATGTGGCTGTCCAAAATAGCCTAACCCCCATGCGAGCGAAGAAATAACTCCTGCTGCTGTTGCGGTTGCTGGCAATAAATTCAAATGCTCAGGATTAACCGCTTTAATAGATGCTATCGTATTGCCTAGACCGCCCGTTAAAAACAAACCAAATAATGGTACAGTTACAAGCGCCAAAAACATAATAAGTCCTTGTAAAAAATCGGTATAACTAACCGCTAAAAAACCACCGAAGAGAGTGTATGCTACAACAACTGCTGATACAATCAATAAACCTGTGTGATAGTCATAGCCAAATGAACTATCAAAAAACTTACCTCCTGCTACCATTCCTGAGGATACATAAAATGTAAAAAAGATTAAAATAATAATACCAGATGCAATTCTTATCAACTTGGTATTGTCACGCAAACGATTATCCAAATAACTTGGAATGGTGATGGAGTCGTTCGTCACTTGTGTATAAACACGAAGTCGCGGTGCAACAACTAACCAGTTCAAATACGCTCCTATGGTTAACCCAATAGCAATCCAAGCCTCCACCAAACCAGATAAATAAATAGCTCCTGGCAAGCCCATTAAGAGCCAGCCAGACATATCAGCGGCTCCTGCACTCAGCGCAGTTACAGCTGGGCCAAGCGATCG
This window harbors:
- a CDS encoding MFS transporter — protein: MSTKDEIVKSVPQNGFVGHPKGLFTLFFTEFWERFSYYGMRAILIFFMYYELNQGGLGLDRGTANSIMAIYGSLVYMSGIIGGWIADRLLGTRKTIFYGGVLIMIGHLLLALPGGIGMLFTSMAFIVMGTGLLKPNVSSIVGDIYAETDSRRDAGFSIFYMGINMGAFIAPFIVGTIGQKFSFHLGFGFAGLGMLIGLIVYKLTEKKYLGLAGLQVNNPLKPEERKKVFTQFGVAALVIIILGAIGIKTGVLTMNVFSLIITALGIIIPTLFFIFMYRSKKTTQDEKSRLLAYIPLFLSAVMFWAIQEQGATILATYADSRTQLNIGGFRIQSSWFQSLNPLFVITMAPLFAMLWLKWGDKQPTTPRKFAYSLFFAGLSFLVMMIPAYLSGGETLVSPWWLVLSFFLVVVGELLLSPVGLSATTKLAPKAFAAQTMSLWFLTSAAAQAINAQLVRVYEVVSEFTYFGFLGSLSIVIGIILLVLSPIISKAMRGIN
- the putP gene encoding sodium/proline symporter PutP, which produces MSGNMYQLLAIVIYMVAMLGIGWYAFVKTSNLTDYMLGGRSLGPAVTALSAGAADMSGWLLMGLPGAIYLSGLVEAWIAIGLTIGAYLNWLVVAPRLRVYTQVTNDSITIPSYLDNRLRDNTKLIRIASGIIILIFFTFYVSSGMVAGGKFFDSSFGYDYHTGLLIVSAVVVAYTLFGGFLAVSYTDFLQGLIMFLALVTVPLFGLFLTGGLGNTIASIKAVNPEHLNLLPATATAAGVISSLAWGLGYFGQPHIIVRFMAISSVKETKQARRIGIGWMMLSLFGAIGTALVGVAYYEQNASELKDAETVFIVLGQILFHPFIAGIMLAAILAAVMSTISSQLIVTSSALVEDIYKALFNKTADDKHYVFVGRIAVLVVAIVAAILAWNPDSSILDLVGFAWAGFGAAFGPIILLSLYWRKLTNIGALSGMVTGAATAFIWGKIKVLTETLYEIVPGFVVCLIVAVIVSIVTYRPNKEIEEEFERTEKLLKEEK
- the hflX gene encoding GTPase HflX, whose protein sequence is MNRIKDVDILLEKAILVGVNLRNDEHFDYSVEELKNLAEALNVEVVGVVTQNLERITPSHYVGTGKIQEIKNFFEEAKANLIIFNDELSPSQIRNLERDLETKVIDRTMLILDIFGRRAKTRESQLQVELAQLQYMLPRLVGLHASLSRQGGGTGGGFKNRGAGETKLELDRRKIEDQIAKIKKELEQVKEQRETQRKQRRKNAVPVVSIVGYTNAGKSTIMNQLLARIGQEDHKQVFEKDMLFATLETSVRQIELPDKKSFLLTDTVGFVSKLPHHLVKAFRSTLEEARDADLLLHVVDVSNAEHGFMMEVTNETLKAVGVEGIPTIYVYNKADLANVPYPVVSGDNIWISAKQGVGLEELLQLIRQHIFANYVTCKMLIPYEQGNIVSYLNEHASVYDTEYEENGTLLTLEVKEADYTKYEGYVI
- a CDS encoding GNAT family N-acetyltransferase, which gives rise to MLERVRIQKIMTPAEIAEVQSLNAEIWGTQAIPSHQLLAAVQNGGLVLGAYLEDKLIGFNYCFVGYREGKMYLHSHMIGVEKTYREQGVGELLKHAQQEYARDHGFQLVHWLFEPLEARMANLSFLKLNAFSYQYENDYYGPLQDDFNEGLPSDRIVVEWWIERDRVEDSLDELEEGAEEIVPWSLTVDGLPVLDIDGEFQREQSFYKDAYLLPIPQCLQKMKVESPKLAEDWRYKVRTILTTLFEQDYAIVRMKKHKEYVHSYLLVRRSLLAL
- a CDS encoding amidohydrolase, yielding MKEALDRLRPRLMEIFTYLHANPEVSWHEVETTNYIFNLLTNEGFSPIRFKNSTGLYVDIGKGSPKVGLRTDIDALWQEVDGVFRANHSCGHDGHMTMAIGALLLLKEQAQSFKGTIRVIFQPAEEKGTGALSVLKEGVIDDLDFLFGVHVRPVHELEDGTYCAALYHGASRLMEGEIIGEDAHAARPHLGVNAIEVGATIIEDLRTIHTDPMIPVSIKMTKFHAGGESGNIIPGNASFTIDIRAQQNDVMDALAQGVKRVIDSSKILHKVQIELRTVANIVAAEVDTTAQYIMEQAIVQATGLSNLRKPVRTPGGEDFHHYAVQRPHLKTSMLGLGCGLTPGLHHPKMRFKQARLVTGVEILTRAVLLALESGNTKEASA
- the menC gene encoding o-succinylbenzoate synthase, coding for MKLEEIIVRHIKMPMKAPFATSFGTIDEKELLLIEAKDQSGTIGWGEAVAFAAPWYTEETIKTTWHMLEDFLIPILLYKEIVHPDEVSTLFSSIRRNCMAKASIEGAVWDIYAQQTNQSLARALGGEKERIEVGVSVGIQPSKEELLNVIQNHLEKGYKRVKVKIKPGHDVEVVRTIRSKMPDLPLMVDANSAYTLNDLDVLQQLDAYNLLMIEQPLAVDDIVDHAKLQGKLTTPICLDESITCYEDARKAIELGSCGVINIKIGRVGGLTEAKRIHDLCKDNNIPVWCGGMLEAGIGRAQNIALTSLSNFVLPGDTAGSSHYWYEDIIFPEVIVDDGYISVPQTIGIGYMPNMKVIEKLTLSKKVYQ